The genomic stretch AGGCTCGTCGCCGGACCCAAGACGGCCTCCGCCAACTCCGAACCATCCAGCGGGACGAGCACATGCTGGAACGCTAATACCGGATCGAGCTCGACGCGCGCTCTGGTCTCTCCATTCCGAATCAGCAGCAGCGGAATCCCCGCCCGCCGGACCAGCCCATCGGCAACACTGCCCAGCCAGGCGCGCTCGAAGCCGCCACGCCCATGCGTCGTCATCACGATCAGATCGACGTCTGCGCTCCGCGCATGGCGCAGCAGGTTTTCGACCACCGCGCCCTCCAGCGCGGCAACCCGCACATCCAGCGGAAGCCTGCTCCTCACCTGCGCCGCCACTCTCTCCAGGTAGTCGAGCTCCCGCACCTCGAGCCGCTGCTCGAGCGCCGGGTCGAGAAGCGCACCCAGCTCGCCCGCCAGGCCATGGGGAACCGGGACATGGACATGGACAAGGTGGATGCCCACTCCACGGGCGCGGGCAATGCCCAGCGCCACCGGTAGGGCGTGCTCGCTGAAGGCCGAGCCATCGAGCGGCACCAGGATCGACTTGCTCATGAGGCGCTCCTGTTCAGGGTACCAGTGCCGTGGCGGGCAGGGCGCGTGCCACTTGGGGCCCGTGCACAAGTGCTATCCCGACAACAACTTGAATTCAGACTCAGGGGGCGTTGCGCAGCGCCGCCCGGGGCGGAACGCCCCAGCCGTGGGCAGTGCGCAGGCCAAGCCACCCCAGCGGCCGAGCGGCCGAGCCCGCTGACAGTTGTTGTGACCCGTCTGACCGAGAGAGCGCCTGCGAGCGAGCGGAGGGATCTCGGATGCCTGACCGTGAGGCCGTGTAGTAGCCGACCACTGGCGGGATCGGTGGGCGGGAGCAGAGCGTTGCGGATGGGTGGCTTTTGGTCCGACCCTGGCGCGGCGATGTCGCGACCTGCGACATTGGCCGGGGGGTTGCAGGCCGCGCAGTGCGGGACGATGGTGGCGGAAGTGCTGGTGCGACGCGGGGTTCAGGGAGGTAGAGGGAAGCGGCGAGTGGCTGGTACGGAACGCGCACGATCCGGGGCGCGAAGCGGCGGAGCGTGGGTGTGAAGCGGAGCAGCGAAGCGATGCCAGCAGCGGGTGTTTATGGCCGGCTCCTGGACCGGATGACGGAGCCGGTGGCGGTGACGGACACGGCGTTCCGGGTGAGGTACGTGAACGCGGCGGCGGCGCGTTGTCTGGAGCGGAGCCGCGCAGAGGTAGTGGGCCGGCCCCTCTCGGACTTCCTGCCGGGCCGGTACGACAGTGGGCCGCCTGACGCGGGGAGTGGCTGGCGCTTCGAGCGGCTGGCACAAGGGTGGGCGGCGTTTGGCCCGTTGCGCACGGCCGCGTCGGTGGTGGACGAGGAGTGGGTACAGCGCATGGTGGACGCGGAGCAGCTCGCGGCGGTGGGGCAGCTTGCGGCGAGCGTGGCGCACGAGATCGGCGCGCCCCTGACGGCGATCAGTGTAGCCGTCGAGTACCTGTTGAAACGGGAGTGCGGCACGTGTCAGTTTGCCGGCCGGGATCTGGAGGTGATCCTGACGCAGACGCGGCGGATCGCGCAGTTGTCGCGGCGTCTGGTGGACCTGGCGCGGCCGGGCGAGCCGGAGCTGCGGCCCATCGACCTGAACCGCGTGATAGCCGAGGGGTTCGAGCTGCTGGAGAAGCAACTGGCCAGGAGCGGGATCAAGACCGCGCTGTTGCTGGAGCCAGCCTTGCCCCTGCTGCACGGCGATGCCGACCAGTTGCAGCAGGTGCTGCTCAACCTGGTGCTGAACGCGCAGCGGGCGATGGCGCAGGGCGGCGGCAGGCTCGAGGTCTCGACGCGCCTGCGCCGGCCGAACGTGGAACTGGTGGTGGCGGACACGGGCCCGGGGATCGCGGCG from Gemmatimonadota bacterium encodes the following:
- a CDS encoding universal stress protein, whose translation is MSKSILVPLDGSAFSEHALPVALGIARARGVGIHLVHVHVPVPHGLAGELGALLDPALEQRLEVRELDYLERVAAQVRSRLPLDVRVAALEGAVVENLLRHARSADVDLIVMTTHGRGGFERAWLGSVADGLVRRAGIPLLLIRNGETRARVELDPVLAFQHVLVPLDGSELAEAVLGPATSLGDLAGAGYTLLRVIRPVYVLGRYVPQPGRPDPNDLQVQMRDAGSYLPGVAGRLRAGSAEVATAVIVHASPAAGILDFAERNAVDLIAMATHGRGGVSR
- a CDS encoding PAS domain-containing protein, whose protein sequence is MKRSSEAMPAAGVYGRLLDRMTEPVAVTDTAFRVRYVNAAAARCLERSRAEVVGRPLSDFLPGRYDSGPPDAGSGWRFERLAQGWAAFGPLRTAASVVDEEWVQRMVDAEQLAAVGQLAASVAHEIGAPLTAISVAVEYLLKRECGTCQFAGRDLEVILTQTRRIAQLSRRLVDLARPGEPELRPIDLNRVIAEGFELLEKQLARSGIKTALLLEPALPLLHGDADQLQQVLLNLVLNAQRAMAQGGGRLEVSTRLRRPNVELVVADTGPGIAAADVPKIFLPFFSRSGGTGLGLPLARQIVHKHGGSIEVESVPGAGAVFKVRLPAGQP